Within Sardina pilchardus chromosome 21, fSarPil1.1, whole genome shotgun sequence, the genomic segment AAAGGGTTAACTCCAACGGCATACACGGATGCCACAGGCACATGTGGCACAAAAAGCCAAAACAACGCAAGTTTGCAAAATTATTTAAGAACTCCTCAATCTCATTCTGTGATCATGGGAGGAATCATGAAAAAGGATGTAGTCTGGTGATTTCAAAGCACTGATATCAAGAATCAAACATCAAGATAGAGTGcgtgtatataatatatacagcacactcacactcacacacacacacagagagacacaaactcACTGCTCTGAactagagagagaatgaatagtCAGATGCTTACGAGGAGCCTGTTCTTCCACCAATGCGCTCGTACTCATTGGACGGGGTGGTTGGTTGCGACGGTCGCTCTTCCTCCGCGGGACTGTCGTCGATCCGGGCGAACGCCGGACCTGAAGAACGCAGGGGCAAACGCTCAGATGCCATATCTCTGCCAAAAGCTGAACAGCTGACGAGCTGCACTGCTACTAGTCCGGCCCCTCCCTTGTTAAACACTAAGCTCACACACAAATTTATTCAGCCGTCATATCCTGGCCTGATACAACAAGTCGGATGGCCAAAAGTCACCGAGATAAGGACAGATGGGAGTgaattgagagggagagggagagagagagagagagagagaggtgggttcTCTGAAAAGAAGCTAAGTGAGGACTGAATTGGGTTACCATCGTGATAGGTGATGTCAGAGGCCATGGCTGATGTGACGTCTTGTGCGTCTGTTGGTCAGTTATCCGGCTTTGAAGAGCAGTTGAGAGGGCCCCCACATCTAAAATTGCTGTGAGAAGCAGAAAGGAGAAGTGGTTCGACACACAGTTCCAGTATTGAAAAAGGACTGGAGAGGTGCACAGTATAGGTATATActttactatatatatatactgtatatatatatatactggtGTGGTTTTAGATCCAGTTAAAGAGTTGTTTAAGTTTAGGTTTAACTTTTTTGTCTATTTTCTATGTCTTAACTGAAGTGAATATAGATAAGGTTAAAATAATCAACCATCTGAAGAACTACAACGGAGTATTAGGGCCACACATGAAGAAAATATGTTTGCCATGACGAGATTAAATTTGACATGTCGACATTAAACTAGACATTTTGAGAATAAATAATCTCGACATTTCATCTTTATTCTCGACATTCAAAACTAGTTTATATAGTTGTTGctaaacccaacccaacccaaggCATCTTGTTGAGTCGTCGGCCAACAGACTGTGTCTGAGACTGATTGTCAGGATTCAGTGGCACCTACTTTCGAGcagtcgctctctctcctccagactAGTTTTGATGGATATGTTTACATCCGTGAATTTAAGGATTTTAACAGGCTGTGGAGTTAATGCTGGTCAGGGAGAAAACCCATGTTAAACCAAAACTCTGTAGTCAAGAATTTGATCATGTTAATATCTATTGTAGCTGAGTAGTCTATGATTCCTACAATGAGAAAAATGACTCCTGTCACTAAGCTACATCCCGATCCCCCAGTGTTTTTTCCCGATCCGCCCACAGCAAAATTCAAACCACTCGCTCCAACAAGATTTGCATTGGTTCCCTAGTCTAATCTAGCTATTGACAGTTAGGCTACGGCTATCTAGGTCTCTCCTTAGGTGGCTAACGTTATTTTCATTCAAGTAGAAAGTATGCCTGGCTTGATCATTGTATCTGTTTAAGTCGGAAATCATTTGGTTTGTTGTTAACCTTACCATACGTTGTGCTTATGTGACAGACGTGCACTATtatagtgctgccactaacgactaattttctaacgattaatctttcgactaatttttcgattagtcgactaatctaaacgactattttttaaaaaaaaattgtcaattttattccattttattccattccattttgtccattttatttttaactcaactgaagggccaaaacatgacatatagccatagatatagatatgctcatatcaatatcagcctacttttgtagagttaataatagaattaataacattacagccgttagagacgggagaccaaaaataaatagggggtcaaaagcaaaacgattagtcgactaaaaaaattggcgtcgactaattttcataatcgattagttcgattatgtcgattaatcgcggcagcactacACTATTAATAGCAGAAGCAAGCTTGGACCAATCTGACCTGTCTGTACACAGCCTATACAGAGATGGATATGGCCCGACAGTAGGGCCTATCGATAGTATCGATATCAACATTATCGGATCGATACCAGCCTGATGGGATCAATACTTTAATTTCTTGTCAGTTCCAATTTCTCTTACTTCCACAATATGTTGCTCCTGTTTCGCCAAGGACTAGCCTACAGACATGCAAACACCACCTTTCACGTCTTGCATGCCCGCTTTGCAATGTTTCACTGTTGAAATGTTTGTAAATTATTAACAGTGGAAATCATAAAATCCTTAATGGTAAtggaaaaatgtattaaaatgtaTCATATTGATGTTTCATTCACGTCATaaatcataacacactgctctCCCCTAAAAGTGCATGAGCTGCTTTTAGTGACAAGTGTCGGTATTGGTATTGGTATCGGCAATGCTGGCCCTATATTTGTTTGGTATCGGATTGATATAAAATTTTGCAGTATCGCACACCACTACCAGACAGATGGTGAGTAACGTTGTGGAAGTTTGCTGCTAGATCTAGCAGCCCGTCTGTGGTAGTTAGACAGTCTGTGGTTAGACAGAAAAGTAGCTGTTGAGACACTGGTGCAAAGGCACTGTGATGTCAACGCACAAACATCCGGACCATTGATTTACAATGGGTAAATATTAGCACATTTATGGCAAATACCTTAGAAAGTATAGAGTTGTCAAACATTAAAGTTTCATTCCGCCAGTGTTGCTTGAGATGGTTGAACAAATGTTGTACGTTAAATGGTTAGAGCTGAATTAGATGCAGAAAAACTGGTGGGAAGAATATTTTCTAAAAAGTCCAGCGATAAGCCGGAGGCAGActataaacacaacacatgagTTGAGGCAGGATCTAACTATGATTCTAGCTTACTTCATACTTCTATACACACAAAAGATGGGCTAAGTGTTCATAAATGTCATATCAGCATTAAAGATCACTCCATCTTCATGGTGTGCAGGTGACCTCTCACCGCACTCACGCCACTCTTGATATTTCTGTAGTCAGCAATTGCATGTTCCTGCAAAACTTGAGACATCTGTGGTATTGTTTTGTGGGATAACACAGCACATTTTAGAGTGACCTTCATTGATACCAGTGGAGACATCTGTGCAGTATCCTATGCATAATACAATTTTGAGGTATCTTCTGATGTCATATGTGTTGGGATGGATTATATTGGTAACAACAACCTGGAGAGAAATAGGCCTTCATTCTGTACAATACACAGAGCCAACAAGACTGCCCTGTGGCCCACcctcttttccctttctttaGTCCCTAAGACCAAACAAATCACTGACACTGCTAAATAGTGACAAGATGCAtttcacatcatcatcatcatcataacaaCATCACGAGAGAAGCCCACTCTGTCCAAAGCACAACTGACGCATTGACTAACCATTATCACTTCAATCACAAATGACGCTATCGTCATTAGGATTAGATAATGTGGCTAATTAAAGTCTCCCGAAACATAAAATCACCGCGAGACGCAAACTGACAAAGCTGCTAAGCAAATAGGCTACTGCagataataagtgtgtgtgagtcaagaTTGGCTGACACAGCTATTAGCTTGTCAACCAAAACTAGAGCATACCAGAGTAGTAGCCATGTTTTTGGCAAATGCTACACATTGCCTTACATACACGCCAATCCAATGTCACTAATCTGGTAATCTTGTTTCATTGTAGGAAAGGTGCTGTGTCCATCGTCGTGTCTACAGCCTAACATTATGAGGTAACGTTAATGTTTTAACCGTTTCCGCAAGTGAATGACTGACAGTGACTTACCGTGCGAAGATCAGCTGTGTGTCACAGAAACGTACTGTAATGCAGACTAGAATATCCCAAAACACATcatttatgagcaatagcggTGTGCATTCTTACACACCGCGTCAAATGCAGGTAGAACCGTAATGCCGCACTAGCTGCTGGATTCCACTCCCAGAGGTGGTGTCAGCTTGTAATTCTCGCGTTTCCTCAAATGTACACAACGTGATCACATGACACAGACATTCTGCTAGTCagctgacatgcacacaccactgtATTGGCCTCGTTAAAGCTATTCAAGCCACAAGGCCTAATCGAATAGTACATATTTTGAGAGACGATCTACAGTCAAAGGTGCCAGTGtcattcagggtttttttttttgttgtgatgCATTCTATTGCCTGGTGGATTCTAGTGTTATACCATTGTTACAAAGTATCTGATTCAATGTAACCCCACGAGATTGTAGCCAAATGGTGTGTATTGGGCAGCTCCTTTAAGGGACTGTCTACAAGTATACAAACATTTGCGATTACATTCATATTTATACTATTACACTTCACAATCAACACAAAACTACAattgaaaacaaatattttgaaTAGTATATGAGATGTAACAACTCTGGTGTTAACTGTGTCTTTGGAAACTTATAATGcatctgtaggctacacaataaaaatgcagtagTGAAGTGGAAGGAACCTCCAGATGATCCCTTAATGCAGCCGGTTAGGCTATCATGTGTGGCAAAGCGTTCACGAGTTAACACAACCAGGAGGCGGCATTTGGGCTAGTTGTGTTCATATTGCATTTGGTGGTGCTCCGAAGATATATCCGCAACTATGACGGTGATTATGTATTTCTGTCCCTCGATTTAGATTCATCATCTTTCGATTATTCTACAAGTTTGCAGCGCCTATAGCTAATAGCTAACCCCTAACAGTGCATGAACTGCCTACATGCTAGCTAAGGTAGCCAGCAGGATAGCAGGATTTTAACTCAGTGAACTTTGGGCTGTGTAAAGTGTTGGATGATGACATTGTATTAAATTCCTTCTACAGAAGCACGAGTTTTTTGTCGATATGACCTGTGAGGGCTGTTCTGGAGCCGTCACACGCGTTCTCACAAAACTGGGTAAGATGCATTTTGTGTTTGGGGATACCTTAGTTAATCATTTTTGTTCACTTGTCTAAGAAAATAAAGCCAGCGTTCGCGAACTTCAGTGTTCAGTGTGCAAGATGATAGTTGCAGCACTGGGGTGCAGCCTATTAGGCATGTTAAGTATCAAGAAGATTGCAGATGGGGCATGTCAGGTGCTGAGATGATTACAGGTTACATAATCAGAACGTTCATATTATGTATTTGCTCAGCCAAGCCAGACCATAGGGTTATTTGACGCTAATTTAGGCTTATTATGTGTGAAATGTTGCCCTAACCATCACGCCTCTGTTTGTCCCGTACCACCGTGTTCCAGATGTCAAGTTTGATATAGATCTCCCTAACAAGAAGGTGTTCATCGACTCTGACAAGGACACAGACGTCCTTCTGGAAACATTGAAGAAGACTGGGAAAGCTGTCAACTACATCGGCCCAAAATAAACCTGATATGCTTCCCCCAGTTGCTATGAGTACAGGTGAGATACCCAACTCTCAACAAGGCACAACAAACGTCTTTGTGGTTAAATCAAGAAAACATTTATTACATTCATGATAATCCCATTTATAATCTTGTGACTGGTTGCTAGGAGGTCTGTATGTGATGCCTTCCTGTTTTCACTTTCAATTGCAGATAGTCTTTTCCTTTTCCTCACTGTTGATTGATGATGCTGAATAACCAGTTGGAGCTCTTTCATGATGACACAGGAAGAAGGCTAGTCACACCACAGGGGACCACTCAGAGTTCTTGCAcgctgtatgttttttttttttttttttttttttttttaaatgggagATTAGATGGAAAGGAGAATGGGTTTAAGACAATTGTAGGAAGTTTTGTTATGTCtgaaatgtttgtctttgtctttaaaTAGATCCTCTAATCAAGAAACAAAATCAATCACAGCACTCTGAAAATGTAACAATTATAATGTTAGCCGACATAAAAATTAACTGATTCCACTTACGCTTAATTGTTGTATTTATTTGATAGTCCTTACACACTCCAACACTAACACATAGGCTAGAGTTTACTTCTGGCCGCTGGTGGCTAAAATAAGGTAGTAAGCATAAAGTTGTAAACCCTACAATGCTACAGGGTTTGGGAACATGCTTCTGGGAGACTTTTCTCACACAATGCATCTAAAAGTGGTGACTTCTGATGAGTGTTGATAAACAAATTAAAACTTTTTGATTTAAGGGCAGCATCATCGGCTTAGATGGCGTCCCTGCCATATTGTTGTGATGTATAAGCTGCTCTTTGCTATGCAGACATAACCATTTTCAGAAAACATTGGGCAGCATACAGCTGTCTATGTATTATATTACTGACTCTGTTACTAAGTCTGTGACTTAGTGACTCTGATAAGTTCAATTGGCAAACAAGTCCATTTGGAATATGAATTGCAGATTAATGAGTGAATATGAATGTTGAATTGAAAATATCAATGGTAGAGGATTGTCGTATGATATACTGCTGTATTGAATATTTGGAACCATCATAAGGTGTCAGACTGAAGAGGAACTTTCACTCAACTGTCCTCATGCTGGTCACCTGCAAGGCTTAGAGTTCTCAGGAAGCTGTGCCAGAGGGCAGACATGGatctgggccgggtttcccagattcgttaagaagctcagtgttaagaacttcttagtagcgctctaagaacgttctaagaatgctcctaagaagttcttagcacttaagaacttcttaacgaatctgggaaacctggcccAGTCCATTAAGATTTGAAAATATATAATCATATTGTGGATATAACAGCTTATGGTACAGACTTTAGGTGCTGATCACCTGTTCTGAAACCAAATCCCTGATGTGTCAAGATACTATGTTTAATTTCCTTAGTGGGTTTATGAGACTGGGGAAGGTGTGGTTGTTTTGTTTCTAAATTCACCGATAGGGGGCAGTATTtaccagagagaaaaaaaaattaatgtGTACTTGCAGCTGGAGTATAGTTTTGCCTTCCACAGTGCATTGTGGTTAGCCAATGAATCTTAAAAAGAAAACGACTGAATAAATAATCAAAATATACAATAAATCACCAGATATCACGTATAGACTATCACCACAATTAAAGGACGGTTAGGTTGTTGTTAGTACAGACTGTCCGCTGTAGTTTGTATCGATTGTGGGATCAATCAGACTGGAGCCTTCCACCAGCCCCAGTGTCACGGACACCAGGGAGGAATAGAGCAGAGTGGCACAGCAGATGTAGAAGGACCAGCCCAGGTACTTAAACAACTGGGGGTTCTGTAGTTGAATGAAGAGCATGAAAGAGATGATGCAACTCATGCAGAAAGCCACTGTGGGGGATGGAGAAAGAATGTGAGCGACTGAAGCAGCTGGAATTTGTCAATATTTCTAGTTCAAGGAAAGTTGTGTAAATATTTTATCAAGTGTTTACAAATTAAATGCAGATAGCATAAATAGAGAACAGCATACACAAaacagaaagatagatagatactttattgatccccaaggggaaattcaagggaaAAACCCCATCACATCCCATTATGTCTATTCTCTATATGTGATGCATTCTGGGAAAACTCTTTACATGGTGCAATTTGACCAACTTCTGATAACATGCAAGATTTTGGGAGGATGGTATCCTGGATTTTGCTAGGAGGCTGTCCAGAATGTTGCTataggatggtatcagaatctggTATCAGTGCAATTTCACGAGGGTTAAAAACGGAAAATCAAGGACTTTTTGAGTGCACCATATGAAGGTGTTTTCCTAGATCAAATCACACATGTTCTTTGGGAAATATAAAACGTCTACCTGAGAAGATGTTCAGGATCAGTGCAACAATGGCTCTTTTCCCTCTGGTAACAGCTGGGCGAATGGCTATGAGGGCCGCCAGAGCAAACGCACATGAGCAGGACATGAACATCCAACTCAGGCTGTATGTGCCTGCATGGTGAAAAGAGGGAATCGTCTGGTTGCTCTCCCATATCACCATGAAAGAACACTTTGTTCTTTGTTGAGTGGCCAGCAGAATAAAAATGGGCCCACTATATTTCTTCAATAAGTGGCTCGGATTACACCACATTAGAACAATTGTCAGTACTCTGGAGATATCTGTGGAATCTTCTAAGCCTTGTGGACAGTCTAGTTACATTATGAACtatgagaaataaataaatgagagaTTCATCATGAATTAATAAGCGTATAATGGAGCACTCACCAGTCCAAGCTGGATAGGTTGTACAACTGGAGAATCCCTGAAAGGTGTTACAGAAGGCAAAGAGACCCGTGTTGGTTCCCTCCGGCTGGACCAGCCACTGTGGGGCACAAAGACACATTGTGTACAGCATGAGCTCCACCGACACCATTGTTGTCAGCACTGTGACCGGGTTCTTCATCACAAAATTCTTCAACGATGTTGGTTGCCCcccctcagaaaaaaaaagatagcaaATGGGCCAGAGTCTCTGAGTccctgtgagagagagctgcaaTTGTTCTCTGTGCAGGACATTAAAATCTACTACAGCATGTAGGCCACATCCTCTCCCATTTTCAGTCCCAGCATTAATATGTCCTCCCTCATCCTAGTACTCATGATTTCAGAAGGCCTAATAACAGTAACACTCATCCAGTGATGCTCTTCTTTGCTTGTCACTAAATGGATTCAAGACATCGTTTGCATAAGCTCATCTAAACTCTTTGCAAATTCAATTTAAGACAAATGAGCGCTGTCTTTGAGTCCTGTGAGGAGGCAGCTAACCATCATTAATGCTTCTTGGTCCTTGCTGTTAGTGATGCATGATGACAAATGTCTGCCAAAGGTGTCAGTGGACTTAAATGTGTCATATCACAAAGGCTATTAGCCATCAGATAGGAGATATTAAAAAAGGGGAAATGTTATATTTGATATGGGCCTCATGCCTTTGTGTTTTTGGCAAACATCGGGCGACAGGTGTTCACAGGACAAACACATGTTGAGTGAATGCACTGTCTCATTGTGTACCACACTGTTACTCTCCTGCATTGAGCTGGAGATAATTGTCCCATACAAATCTGCGGAGGACAATTTTTAACGCTCCAGTCCGTTCTTGCAATTGCTGCCGGCCGGCGCTGCTGCTGGTGTTATCGCACCAGCGTTCTTTGTGATGGAttacaatgaaatgaaatattctCATAAGGTCTGTCAACAAGGAACCCGGTCAGCACGCGGTGTTAACAACTAGTGTTGAACCACGTTTGCGGGGTGACTGACTACACCACCAAGcttatcccac encodes:
- the atox1 gene encoding copper transport protein ATOX1, translated to MTKHEFFVDMTCEGCSGAVTRVLTKLDVKFDIDLPNKKVFIDSDKDTDVLLETLKKTGKAVNYIGPK